A stretch of Apodemus sylvaticus chromosome 18, mApoSyl1.1, whole genome shotgun sequence DNA encodes these proteins:
- the LOC127668494 gene encoding STAM-binding protein-like, with amino-acid sequence MNRPVEKGRGLRQVVLPHDLCDKFLTAAGMNTKKKIETCGVLCGALVGEEYHISHILIPVQEGGPDYCCAKHEEDLFFIQEGLGLITLGWIHTHPTQTAFLSSVDLHTHFAYQTMLPESIAVVCAPKYKQIGIFTLTPTGLQEISDCPRRGFHAHRQDTALFCDFVIMRFNAEL; translated from the exons TTGAGAAGGGCAGAGGCCTGCGCCAGGTGGTCCTCCCTCATGATTTGTGCGATAAATTCCTCACTGCAGCAGGaatgaacaccaagaaaaaaatagagacatgTGGTGTTCTATGTGGAGCCCTG gttggGGAGGAGTATCACATCAGCCATATCCTCATTCCTGTCCAGGAAGGAGGCCCAGATTATTGCTGTGCAAAGCATGAGGAGGAtctcttctttattcaagaaggactgggacttattacattaggatggatacat acccatccaacccagacagcctttttgtcaagtgtagatctacacacacattttgcataccaaacgatgctccctgaatccatagctgtggtgtgtgctcccaagtataaaca aattggaattttcacactgacacctactGGACTACAAGAAATATCCGATTGTCCACGGAGAGGGTTTCacgcccacagacaggacacagctctcttctgt